Proteins encoded by one window of Ochrobactrum sp. BTU1:
- a CDS encoding amino acid ABC transporter permease encodes MLGRFFLTRPEAAKRTVQIAFFVILTALFCFMNIRFSGITNWLGIDPKVAKAGFTKSTLISSVLLSVIIFANWRFLKLFPRWAQICGIWLELFLLLMIFFYSFNLSFEFIARKIGFLISQGVVTTLYISAASIFFATILALVGAVAKLSKNGLVYGLATFYTSLFRGLPLLMQIYIIYLGLPQVGYVIGPIPAGILALSLCYGAYMTEIFRAGIESIPRGQQEGAFALGLGSSQTMWLVILPQAMRIIIPPTGNQFIAMLKDSSLVSVIGVWELMYLARTQGQTEFRHIEMLITASMIYWALSIVLEYGQAKLETRFKRSLAR; translated from the coding sequence ATGCTCGGGAGGTTTTTTCTGACGCGGCCAGAAGCCGCCAAGCGTACTGTTCAGATAGCTTTTTTTGTTATCCTGACAGCACTCTTTTGTTTCATGAACATTCGGTTCTCAGGGATAACAAACTGGCTTGGTATAGACCCGAAGGTCGCGAAGGCAGGCTTCACCAAGTCGACCCTCATCTCCTCGGTATTGCTAAGCGTTATTATCTTTGCCAATTGGAGGTTTCTTAAGCTTTTCCCGCGTTGGGCGCAGATCTGTGGAATATGGCTGGAACTATTCCTTCTGTTGATGATCTTCTTCTACTCGTTCAATCTGTCCTTTGAATTCATTGCCCGGAAAATCGGATTTTTGATCAGTCAGGGCGTCGTCACAACGCTCTATATTTCTGCGGCATCCATTTTTTTCGCGACCATCCTTGCATTGGTTGGTGCTGTGGCCAAACTTTCTAAGAACGGCCTCGTCTACGGGCTGGCAACGTTCTACACTTCGCTCTTCCGTGGCCTGCCATTGTTAATGCAGATCTATATCATTTACCTCGGGCTCCCGCAGGTGGGGTACGTCATCGGACCAATTCCCGCAGGTATTCTGGCGTTGTCATTATGCTACGGCGCTTATATGACTGAGATCTTCCGGGCAGGCATCGAAAGCATTCCACGTGGACAACAGGAAGGTGCATTCGCGCTTGGCCTTGGCTCTTCGCAGACCATGTGGCTGGTCATTCTCCCGCAGGCGATGCGCATCATAATTCCGCCGACCGGCAACCAATTTATCGCGATGCTCAAGGACTCATCACTCGTCTCAGTCATTGGTGTATGGGAACTTATGTATCTCGCTCGTACCCAGGGACAAACTGAATTCCGACATATCGAAATGCTGATCACCGCCTCGATGATATATTGGGCCCTGTCCATTGTTCTCGAATATGGTCAAGCCAAACTTGAAACCCGCTTCAAACGTTCCCTCGCGCGCTGA